A DNA window from Rhizobium jaguaris contains the following coding sequences:
- the trhA gene encoding PAQR family membrane homeostasis protein TrhA has protein sequence MAEFRGVRWAYDRYEVIVDSIVNGVGVVFALIGATVLIFYATVWSSYGEIAAAWIYGVGLVLTLAMSFAYNLWPVSKTKWFLRRFDHSAIFVLIAATYTPFLQRGAEDPLLFAMLIAIWVFAAFGIILKCVFPGRYDRLALLLYLAMGWSGVLVAKDVSLYIPFASMLLILIGGVIYSLGVIFHVWEKLRFQNAIWHGFVIAAAAVHYSAVLTCFSLSPESF, from the coding sequence ATGGCCGAGTTCAGAGGCGTCCGTTGGGCTTATGACCGATATGAAGTGATCGTCGACAGCATCGTCAACGGTGTCGGCGTAGTCTTTGCTCTCATCGGCGCGACCGTGTTGATCTTCTATGCGACGGTGTGGAGCTCCTATGGCGAGATTGCCGCAGCCTGGATCTATGGCGTCGGCCTCGTCCTGACGCTGGCCATGTCCTTTGCCTACAATCTTTGGCCGGTGTCGAAGACAAAGTGGTTTCTGCGGCGTTTCGATCATTCCGCCATTTTCGTGCTCATAGCCGCCACCTACACACCGTTCCTGCAGCGCGGCGCCGAGGATCCGCTGCTCTTTGCCATGCTGATCGCTATCTGGGTCTTCGCCGCCTTCGGCATCATACTGAAATGCGTTTTTCCGGGGCGGTACGACCGGCTGGCGCTCCTGCTTTATCTCGCCATGGGCTGGAGTGGCGTGTTGGTGGCCAAGGACGTTTCCTTGTATATACCGTTCGCGTCGATGCTGCTGATCCTGATCGGGGGCGTCATTTATTCGCTTGGCGTGATCTTCCATGTCTGGGAGAAACTGCGCTTCCAGAACGCCATCTGGCACGGCTTCGTCATTGCCGCTGCCGCCGTGCATTATTCGGCTGTGTTGACCTGTTTCAGCCTGTCACCGGAAAGCTTTTGA